TATCTTGGCGAGGTGTTGTCCTCGCCTTACCAATTCGCCTTCTTTCTTAAGCAGCTTAAGCAATACCCCCCCAGTAGTAGCTTTCAGGTAATAATCGTTGTGGTTTTCACGCTGAATTTTTAACTGGCTTTGGGCGTTTTCTAACTGTAGTTGAAGCGAACTTTTGAGGTTATCGAGCGATTTTTCCAACAAAGCCACATTATTTTTAGCGGCGTCGTATTTAAGCTTTACCTGGTCATACTCCAGCTGCGACACCGCGTTGGTTTCTACCAATTGTGTGTAGCGTTCCAGATTTTTAGCGTCCAGCTTGAGCTGAGCTTTTGCTTGAGCTATTTGTATTTGCAGTTGCATCAATTGCGGCGACGAAGGTTGTAGCTTTTCTTTGGCGTCGCGGTAGTTTACCAAGGCATTGTCCAGCCTTGCCGATTGCACGTCGTTCGACAATTGGAACAAAGGCATATTGGCGGTTACTTTATCGCCCTCCTGGGCAAAAGACTTGACAATGTAACCCTCGGTATTGGCGGCTACCAAATACTCATGGTCTTTGGCAATGTGCCCGCTGGCAAACACTGCATCTACAATGTTGGTGCGCCTGGGCGAGGTTACATTGGGTTGTTTACAGCCCGCCAACAGGCAGCAAAATACAAGCGTCCAATGGGTCAATTGCTTGAAAGGGTTATTTTCGGGATAAGATCGTTGCATAATTGCTGTAACATTTAGAGAGTACATTCAAATAAGCCGATTCAGCCTGCAGGTATTCATCAAAAACCTGAAAATACTGAGGCAAATCAATCAACCCCTGGCGGTATTGTTGCCGGGCAAGGGTGACATTGCTTTGGGTAAGTTTAAAAGTGCTGTGGGCAGTCTTTGCCAAAGTTCGATGGTGTTGGTAGTTGGTCAATAGCCACTGATCTTTATTGGCGGTTTTTTGCTGCTCCCGCTGCCATACCTCCTGGGCACTTTCGTGCGATATTTTGGCTATTTTGAGCTGCTTCAGCCGCGACAGTCCCGTAAACACTGGTACCGACAAATTAAGCCCTACATAGCTGTAGTTGCTCCAGGCGTTGTTGTCAAACGATACCTGATCGGTATTGCTAAATTGTTGTTTGCCAAAGTAACTATAGAAGGAGAGTCGGGGGGTAAAGCTTGCTTTGTGTAGCTTTACATTCATGGCGGTTTGCTTGCGCTTGAGGGCGTATACCCGCAAAGCCTTGTCAGCCTGAAGCGCAGGCAAAGCCGGAGGCATAGGGATGGCTTTCCCTTGAATATTCAATAAGGCATCAGTGCTTAGCCCAAGCAATGGCTTGAGCTGATAAAGGCACTGATCAAACAATCGCTGGTTATTTTGTTTGTTTTGTCTGGTGTTGTTGGCGTGTATTTTTGCCCGGTTAACCGTCAATTGATTGACTAGCCCCTGGGCAAATTTTTGCCGGATCAACAAGAGCGTACTATCGGCAAGTTTTACATCCTGGGCATAAATGGTTGCTGCTTTTTGAGTAATCAAAATCGTGTAGTAATACAAGGCTACCTGTTCAGTCAAGTGTTGTTTGAATGCCCCTGCTTCACCCTCGCTAATTTCAACCTGGATCTTTGCCACCCTCGATTTTACTATAGCCTGCCAATCCAAAAAGTTTTTCTGGATAGATATGCCCGCATTGTAGTTGTATTGCTGGCCAAACTGTGCTTGTATGGTTTGCCCTGGTTGCCCAAATATTTCGCCCGGTACAGGGGTCACAGGTAAGTGGATGTTTTTTTGGGCTCCAACGCTCCCTGTAATGGTAGGCAGTATAAAACTCCTCGACAATTTGTGCTCCATGGCAGCTTGTTGCCGCTTGAGCCGATAAATACGCAGGTCGGGGCTTTGCTCTAGGGCAAGTTGTATGGTTTGACTTGCCGAACGAAGTACTATAGGTGGGTTGGGTTGGGCAAATCCTAATGTTTGCCCAAATACCGCCCAACCGAAAAAAAGCATACTTGCGAGTAATTTCATGGTGTATGGTGATAGTTTTACCCAGGTTTGGGGCATAGAGAGAATACCTTATAGTTAACAAAAGCTTGTTTAACTGATTAAGCCAGGCACCAACAAAACTTTGCTGGCACCTGACAGAGCGTAACCAAAAACGCTCATAACCACTAAACTGCTAATCAAAAGCACTTGCTTCATAATGAACTTTTGATGTCAATATTGGGTGCAAGAACCGAATTTGGTAGGCGCAAAAAAACTCTGAAGTACCTGAATTGAACAAATTGGGAGGTGAACTGAACAAGCAAAGGAGTGGGAGAGTGCCAAGGCAACCTGGCAGGGCAATATTGTGCTCCAGCAAAAAAACTTACATAAGCCATGCGATAAAACAAAAAAGTATCACATTTTATTATTGATACTGTACATTTGTATAATTTATCGAAGCTAAAGAATAAAACACAAAATGAAAGGTATAGAGTTAATTGAAAAAGAAACAAGTGATTTGAGAAAACAACTGGTTGAACATCAACTATATACTCAGCTTGCTACGATCAAAGACATTCAAGTATTTATGCAACACCATGTATTTGCCGTGTGGGACTTTATGTCATTGCTTAAGGCACTTCAGCTTCAGCTTACCTGTTTGCATACCCCCTGGGTGCCCGCCCAAAATGCTACATTGGCGAGGTTTATCAACGAAATAGTATGGGGCGAAGAAAGTGACGTAAATGAAGCGGGTGAACCCAAAAGCCATTTTGAAATGTACCTTGATGCCATGGAGCAAGTGGGAGCCAACACCTCCCTTATCAAAGGGTTTGTAAACCTGATCAAAAATAACTATTCGGTAGAGTTGGCACTCGCCCAACTCGAAGTGCCTACATCGGTCAAAGAGTTTGTGCAGTTTACCTTTGAAGTGATCTCTACCAATCAACCCCACCTGGTGGCGGCTGTGTTTACATTTGGGCGGGAAGAATTGATTCCTGATATGTTTGTAGAAATAGTAAACCAGTCTGAGCACAACGACACCCACGGTAACGTCTACAACAAACTACTGTACTACCTCAATCGGCATATCGAGCTCGACGGCGATGAACACGGCCCTCTTTCGTTGCAAATGGTTAACCAACTTTGTGGCAATGATCACGATAAATGGAACGAAGCCTCTCATATTGCCCAGGAAGCTCTGCGCAAGCGTATCAAACTTTGGGACGGGGTAGTAGCAGCCATGGCGTCTGAAGAAGTGCTTTTGTAGGGTACTTTGCCCAATAGTTGGCGGGTTTTAACCATTGAGCTCTCCAACCACAACACTTCTCTAAAAGTCCACCACGTTTGGGGGCAAAGTTTGCAAATCAGCGGCTGTATCTATGTCCGATAATTGAGGCAACGTATATATGGTGGCTTGCATATTTTCGAAGTCTTGCCGGGTTTGGGCAAGTACTGTAGGGGTGCTCCAGGTTTTGTTTTGAAACACCTCCGCATGCAGTTGGTTCATACCCAACAGATAATACCCCCCGTCTTTTGCCGGACCTATGGCTACATCGTGGGTGGTGAGCGCAACAAAAGCCTCTGTAATAATTTCTGAGGTAATTTGGGCACAGTCGCTGCCAATGATGACTATGTGTTGGTAGCCCTGCGCAAACCCTTGCCGAAAGGCATTGCCCATACGTATGCCTAAGTCATCACCTTGTTGGACAAACTTTTGGTAATCGTGGTGGTGCCACTCATCATTAGAGGCTACAAAATCGGCATAAAAAACGGCTTTATCTGCGTCAAGGCATTGGGTTACTTTGCGGGTGTGTTGTAGCAAGTATTGGTATACCTCCAGGGCTTTGGTTTCGCCAACACTTTGGGCAAGGCGGGTTTTTACCTTGCCTTTGATAGGATTTTTAGTAAAAATGAGTAGTAGGTTTTTGTGCGGCATATCAGTGCAGTTTCAAAACTGTTTTTCGTTAAGATCGAGCGCCATCTCGTACTGTTTGGCCACCAACTCAAACCCTGCCTTTTTCAAAAATTTATTGGTGGACTCGTCCGATTCATCTACATTGGTATAGTGGATTTTGTCCAGTTCCTGGGCAGTTTGTGTCACCAGGTGTTGTAGCAAAGTATGAGCTATGTTTTCTTTGCGTTGAAGTGGTACTACTACCAGTTGCATTATTTGCTGAAAAGCGGGGTAAAAAGCAATATAGCCCACTAGCTCGTTGTCCAGAAAACCGCCCAATATTACCTTCTTGTCAGGAATACGCTGCACTGCTGCGGTAGAGTTTTCCCAAGAGGGTTGCCAGGCAAACCAGGCACGACAAGTTTTGATGTCCTCTACACTTATCTCTTTTATTTCGAGCGCAGTGTGAGTAGCAGTGAGCGATTGGTACTTGTTATGTGCCAGCGTGTAGCAATTAAAGTTACGCTGAATCTTAAACCCCGATTTTTGGTAAGCTTTTACTCCAGCTTCGTTGCTTTGCAACACTTCAAGCCATAAGTTTTGGATACCTACTTTTTTGAGTTTAGGCGTGATAAAGTCAATCATCTCTCCTGCAATGCCTTGGTTGCGATAACGTTCTATAATGCCAGTGGCGGCATTAAATGCTGAGGGTACCCCTTGCCATACATCGGTTGAAACCATAGTAAAACCAACCAATTGGTTAAACTCCCAAACCCCTACCGAAGCCCTGTATTGCACATGATTTTTAATCCAGCGATTATACAGCATATCTTCGTCCATGTAGTCCATATCTACTCCATAGTCGCCAAATGCATCCTGAAATGTTTGAAATAACAAAGGGTAGTCTTCTTCCTTCAAAAAACTTAATTGATAATCCATAATATTTTTTATCTTTAGCGTAAGCTCAACAATACAAAAATAGTTTTTTGTATAAAACAAACCTATGAGCACTTATAACCAAGTGACTTGTGTTGTGAGTATAAGTCACCAAACCCAATCAAAAACAAAGGCGTATGCCTAATCATTACACTACATTATGTTAGGACACCTAAAACCTACTACCTGTGGTTTGCCTTCAGTATCACAGAGAGCATACAAGAACTATTATTGTTCCATTTGTGCAAGTTTAAGAAAACAAAACAATGTTTCTTATACTTTTTTTATCAACAATGAACTTACCCTGGTTTTGCTGGCTTTGCAGCCTTACATTCAGGCGCCACTGCCTACCAGAGACAAACCCCTGCAAACCCGTTGTCCGGCAACAGGGTTTACCAAAAAGAACCCGGTTACATTGCATCCGGCAGTAGATATGGCAGCTCAACTGTCGGTATTGTTGGGTTGGCTCAAGGTAACCGACTGGGCGTATGATCAGCCAAACTTTTTTAAAGGTTTGTTGCGTAGGCATCTGCATAAAAAAACGTCCCCTTTGTTAGACCACCTCTCTCTTGACTTTCAGCAAACTATTCAACATTACTTAAAGCTGACCCAAACCCACAGCCCCCACTTTGAGCAACTATGCCAACAGTCGGGTGAGCTTTCCCGTCAGATTACCCTTGCCATAGGAGCACACGCCAGCATAGCACCCCATCAACTGGAACGCATTGCTCAATTGTTTTACCACAGTGGTATTTTAATTTTACTTACCGATCACTTGTTAGATCTTGCCAAAGATATTGCAAAAAATCAATACAACCCTATTATTTCATCAGTCAAGCATCAACAAATTGGTTGGGATGAGGCTTACTATACCCTTCGCCAACAGTTTAACCGGGAAAAGCTCAAAGTAAGAGATTTAATAACCCAGTTATTGAGCGAACAAGTCATTCATTCAAATTTTTCTGAGGCACTCAATGCTTCTTTGCGGAGAATGGAACTCCAGGTGAAAAATGCTAAACCGGACTTTATCGGCAATCAATTTTTATTTGAAGGGGAGGAGGTGATCGTTGTAAAAAATGACTGTGATTGTGACTGCGATGGTTGTGACTGTCACTGTTGCAATTGCAGTGGTTGCAACTGCTGTGATTCAGATTGCTGCAACTTAGACTGTTGCGAGTGTGATGGTTGTGAGTGTAGAAAGAAAAAACCTAAATAGGTTTGAGCAGGTAAACATAAGCGAGCAAACATAGTGGCCGATGAACGAATAATTTTTCTGTATTATCCTATATCAGCTACTATGTTTTGCTTTTTCAACCTTATATAAACAAGTCTTTTTGCCAAATCTGTACGTCTACCCATTGGTCGAGCTTGCAGGCAATTCTACGCATAACTCCTACATACTTAAAGCCAAATAGTTGGTGTAGCTTAATGCTGGGGGTGTTACCTGCAACAATACGCGATACAAGCGATTTGTATTCCAACGTTTCGGCCTTTTCTATTAAGTTTCTGAGCAGCTCTTTGCCCAAGCCTTGACGGTGCACGTTTCTTGCCACAAAAATAGCTACTTCAGCTGTTTTACTATAGCCCCCATGGGTAGTCCATTGGCTCAACGAAGCCCAGGCAATGGTTTCTCCTTTGACCTCTTTTACCAATATAGGCAGTTCGTTTTTGGGGTGGTTTTCGTACCACAGCAAGCGTTCTTCCTGAGTAACCGGGCGAGTATCTACATTATAAATAGAATGGGCTACCTCATAATTATAAATCTCATTGATTGCGCCTAAATCTTCTTTCTTAGCTAATCTGATCATGGTATAAATGAGTCTTTTTTACTAAATTTTAATGAAACGTTCATCAAAGGAATTTTTTTCTTCTGAAAGATAAAATAAAATTCTTTGAATATGTATAAGTCTACCTTGAATATGTGCAATATATATTGCTCAATGCTCCTCATTTCCTAACAAAAAGCGGTGACCACACTCCAATATCAAATAAATTGGTTATGAAGAAACTACCACATGACCTGTTTGATAAAGTGTTTGGTAAAAGGTGTCGTAAAAATATTAAAAGACTTAAAACAATAATATTGGAAGAGAATAGTATATGTAAGAAAAAATACAAGAAACGTTTTAACTACCGAACATTGTACTATACTTTTGTTGATATATATTATTACTTACATTAACCCAAAATCATAATGAGAACAAAGGCTATATTATCGTTAG
The Microscilla marina ATCC 23134 DNA segment above includes these coding regions:
- a CDS encoding GNAT family N-acetyltransferase produces the protein MDYQLSFLKEEDYPLLFQTFQDAFGDYGVDMDYMDEDMLYNRWIKNHVQYRASVGVWEFNQLVGFTMVSTDVWQGVPSAFNAATGIIERYRNQGIAGEMIDFITPKLKKVGIQNLWLEVLQSNEAGVKAYQKSGFKIQRNFNCYTLAHNKYQSLTATHTALEIKEISVEDIKTCRAWFAWQPSWENSTAAVQRIPDKKVILGGFLDNELVGYIAFYPAFQQIMQLVVVPLQRKENIAHTLLQHLVTQTAQELDKIHYTNVDESDESTNKFLKKAGFELVAKQYEMALDLNEKQF
- a CDS encoding DUF5685 family protein, which produces MLGHLKPTTCGLPSVSQRAYKNYYCSICASLRKQNNVSYTFFINNELTLVLLALQPYIQAPLPTRDKPLQTRCPATGFTKKNPVTLHPAVDMAAQLSVLLGWLKVTDWAYDQPNFFKGLLRRHLHKKTSPLLDHLSLDFQQTIQHYLKLTQTHSPHFEQLCQQSGELSRQITLAIGAHASIAPHQLERIAQLFYHSGILILLTDHLLDLAKDIAKNQYNPIISSVKHQQIGWDEAYYTLRQQFNREKLKVRDLITQLLSEQVIHSNFSEALNASLRRMELQVKNAKPDFIGNQFLFEGEEVIVVKNDCDCDCDGCDCHCCNCSGCNCCDSDCCNLDCCECDGCECRKKKPK
- a CDS encoding TolC family protein, producing MKLLASMLFFGWAVFGQTLGFAQPNPPIVLRSASQTIQLALEQSPDLRIYRLKRQQAAMEHKLSRSFILPTITGSVGAQKNIHLPVTPVPGEIFGQPGQTIQAQFGQQYNYNAGISIQKNFLDWQAIVKSRVAKIQVEISEGEAGAFKQHLTEQVALYYYTILITQKAATIYAQDVKLADSTLLLIRQKFAQGLVNQLTVNRAKIHANNTRQNKQNNQRLFDQCLYQLKPLLGLSTDALLNIQGKAIPMPPALPALQADKALRVYALKRKQTAMNVKLHKASFTPRLSFYSYFGKQQFSNTDQVSFDNNAWSNYSYVGLNLSVPVFTGLSRLKQLKIAKISHESAQEVWQREQQKTANKDQWLLTNYQHHRTLAKTAHSTFKLTQSNVTLARQQYRQGLIDLPQYFQVFDEYLQAESAYLNVLSKCYSNYATILSRK
- a CDS encoding efflux RND transporter periplasmic adaptor subunit, with the protein product MQRSYPENNPFKQLTHWTLVFCCLLAGCKQPNVTSPRRTNIVDAVFASGHIAKDHEYLVAANTEGYIVKSFAQEGDKVTANMPLFQLSNDVQSARLDNALVNYRDAKEKLQPSSPQLMQLQIQIAQAKAQLKLDAKNLERYTQLVETNAVSQLEYDQVKLKYDAAKNNVALLEKSLDNLKSSLQLQLENAQSQLKIQRENHNDYYLKATTGGVLLKLLKKEGELVRRGQHLAKIGSGREVIKLYVAEEDIGRVKVGQMAKISLNTHKNEVFDAKVTKVYPAFDDKEQSFLVEAVFLSKPTVLLAGTQLQANIVVNKKQHGLTIPAAFLQKGDRVILADTKKEVKVQVGIRNNGWVEITKGIDEHSRIVESK
- a CDS encoding GNAT family N-acetyltransferase, with product MIRLAKKEDLGAINEIYNYEVAHSIYNVDTRPVTQEERLLWYENHPKNELPILVKEVKGETIAWASLSQWTTHGGYSKTAEVAIFVARNVHRQGLGKELLRNLIEKAETLEYKSLVSRIVAGNTPSIKLHQLFGFKYVGVMRRIACKLDQWVDVQIWQKDLFI
- a CDS encoding DUF3050 domain-containing protein, whose translation is MKGIELIEKETSDLRKQLVEHQLYTQLATIKDIQVFMQHHVFAVWDFMSLLKALQLQLTCLHTPWVPAQNATLARFINEIVWGEESDVNEAGEPKSHFEMYLDAMEQVGANTSLIKGFVNLIKNNYSVELALAQLEVPTSVKEFVQFTFEVISTNQPHLVAAVFTFGREELIPDMFVEIVNQSEHNDTHGNVYNKLLYYLNRHIELDGDEHGPLSLQMVNQLCGNDHDKWNEASHIAQEALRKRIKLWDGVVAAMASEEVLL
- a CDS encoding TIGR04282 family arsenosugar biosynthesis glycosyltransferase, with amino-acid sequence MPHKNLLLIFTKNPIKGKVKTRLAQSVGETKALEVYQYLLQHTRKVTQCLDADKAVFYADFVASNDEWHHHDYQKFVQQGDDLGIRMGNAFRQGFAQGYQHIVIIGSDCAQITSEIITEAFVALTTHDVAIGPAKDGGYYLLGMNQLHAEVFQNKTWSTPTVLAQTRQDFENMQATIYTLPQLSDIDTAADLQTLPPNVVDF